From Vreelandella neptunia, the proteins below share one genomic window:
- a CDS encoding response regulator transcription factor has translation MHIGVLEDDLDQQAFIEQCLLTAKHQVSLFSRSSELRRATQQHTFDLLIIDWRLPDSDGMDVVAHLRQHDSWRGPILFITASQGEDDVVKALEQGADDFLAKPLRPSELIARVSALGRRSGYATPRPASTCPETFTLHTEEHYISVAGNAIDLTEREYRLATLFFSKIGELITRAHLLELVWGIKGDVSTRTVDTHVSRLRRKLELDGRHGLRLRSVYQSGYRMETCQTSHLRQVAE, from the coding sequence ATGCATATTGGCGTACTTGAAGATGACCTCGACCAGCAGGCTTTTATTGAGCAGTGTCTACTGACGGCAAAACATCAAGTTTCGCTGTTTAGTCGCTCCAGCGAGCTTCGCCGCGCGACGCAGCAGCACACCTTTGACCTGCTTATTATCGACTGGCGCCTCCCCGACAGCGACGGCATGGATGTCGTTGCCCACCTGCGCCAACACGACAGTTGGCGCGGCCCAATCCTATTTATTACCGCCAGCCAAGGCGAAGACGACGTCGTTAAAGCACTCGAACAGGGCGCAGACGATTTTCTTGCCAAACCCCTTCGCCCCAGTGAGCTCATTGCCAGGGTAAGCGCACTAGGTAGACGATCAGGGTATGCCACACCGCGCCCAGCATCGACTTGCCCTGAGACCTTTACACTGCACACCGAAGAGCACTATATCAGCGTCGCGGGCAACGCCATTGATTTAACCGAGCGAGAGTATCGGTTAGCCACCCTCTTCTTCTCAAAAATTGGTGAGCTCATTACCCGTGCCCACTTACTAGAGCTGGTGTGGGGTATTAAAGGGGATGTTTCGACGCGTACCGTTGACACCCACGTTAGCCGCCTACGCCGCAAGCTGGAACTGGATGGCCGTCATGGCCTGCGTCTACGCAGCGTTTACCAATCGGGGTATCGCATGGAGACTTGCCAAACATCCCACCTACGACAAGTCGCCGAATAG